A region of Drosophila suzukii chromosome 2L, CBGP_Dsuzu_IsoJpt1.0, whole genome shotgun sequence DNA encodes the following proteins:
- the Vha100-5 gene encoding V-type proton ATPase 116 kDa subunit a 1, giving the protein MGDMFRSEQMALCQLFIQPEAAYASIAELGESGCVQFRDLNDEVSAFQRKYVTEVRRCDDMERRLRFVESEMKKDEVKLPLLKPEEEPSAPNPREAVDLEAQLEKTDNELREMSANGASLDANFRHMQELKYVLENTEGFFSDQEVINLDVNRTLDPEDPANLQGAAQRGQLAFVAGVIKLERFFSFERMLWRISRGNIFLRRADIDGLVDDEETGRPVLKTVFVAFFQGEQLKQRIKKVCTGYHAAVYPCPSSHAERMDMIRDVNVRLEDLKMVLSQSADHRSRVLNSASKHLPRWSIMVRKMKAIYHILNFFNPDVTGKCLIGEGWVPTNDITTVQNALARASKISESSIPAFMNVIETNEMPPTYTRTNKFTNGFQNLVDSYGMASYREVNPALYACITFPFLFAVMFGDLGHGLILLLFASWLIIKEKQLASIKEEIFNIFFGGRYIIFLMGIFSIYTGFIYNDVFSKSMNIFGSGWHMNYTRATVEDDSLKYITLRPNDTVYKTYPFGMDPIWQLADNKIIFLNTFKMKLSIIVGVLHMIFGVSMSVVNFVYYKKYASIFLEFLPQVLFLLLLFGYMVFMMFFKWVVYNDTVEGPLSPACAPSILILFINMILQGSQDTPEPCEEFMFEGQKTLQQVMVIIAVICIPWMLLGKPLYIMFKRRMSGAPPPKPEGGGGEGHGDDDEMGEIFIHQAIHTIEYVLSTVSHTASYLRLWALSLAHAQLSEVLWNMVFSMGFKFDSYLGGLLIFVFFGAWALLTVGILVLIEGLSAFLHTLRLHWVEFMSKFYEGAGYAFEPFAFKTILDASEDD; this is encoded by the exons ATGGGTGATATGTTCCGTAGCGAGCAGATGGCCCTGTGCCAGCTGTTCATCCAGCCGGAGGCGGCGTACGCCTCCATTGCCGAGCTGGGCGAGAGTGGATGTGTTCAGTTCCGCGATCTGAACGACGAGGTCAGTGCCTTTCAGAGGAAGTACGTCACCGAGGTGCGGCGATGTGATGACATGGAGCGGCGCCTGCGGTTCGTGGAGTCCGAGATGAAGAAGGACGAGGTCAAGTTGCCGCTACTCAAGCCGGAGGAGGAGCCGAGTGCCCCCAATCCCCGCGAGGCCGTTGACCTCGAGGCCCAGCTGGAGAAGACCGACAACGAGCTGCGCGAAATGTCCGCCAATGGGGCCAGCCTGGATGCCAACTTCCGGCACATGCAGGAACTCAAGTACGTGCTGGAGAACACCGAGGGCTTCTTCTCGGACCAGGAAGTCATTAATCTGGACGTCAACCGAACACTCGACCCCGAGGACCCGGCGAATCTCCAGGGAGCAGCTCAAAGGGGCCAACTGGCCTTTGTGGCTGGTGTGATTAAGCTGGAGAGATTCTTCAGCTTCGAACGGATGCTGTGGCGCATTTCCAGGGGAAACATCTTCCTGCGGAGAGCCGACATCGACGGACTTGTGGACGACGAGGAGACCGGACGACCGGTGCTGAAGACCGTCTTTGTGGCCTTCTTCCAGGGAGAGCAGCTGAAGCAGAGGATCAAGAAGGTCTGCACGGGCTACCATGCCGCAGTCTACCCATGTCCCAGCTCACATGCCGAGCGAATGGATATGATCAGGGACGTGAATGTCCGTCTGGAGGACCTCAAGATGGTCCTCAGCCAGAGTGCCGATCATCGCAGCCGAGTCTTGAACTCTGCCTCCAAGCACTTGCCACGCTGGTCGATCATGGTGCGCAAAATGAAGGCCATCTACCACATCCTGAACTTCTTCAACCCCGATGTGACGGGCAAGTGCCTGATAGGCGAGGGTTGGGTGCCCACCAATGACATTACCACGGTCCAAAATGCCCTAGCTCGAGCCTCCAAAATCTCGGAGAGCTCCATTCCGGCATTCATGAATGTGATCGAGACAAACGAAATGCCTCCGACATACACGAGGACTAATAAGTTCACTAATGGATTCCAGAATCTGGTGGACTCGTATGGCATGGCTTCATATAGAGAGGTTAATCCTGCTCTGTACGCCTGCATCACATTCCCCTTTTTGTTCGCCGTGATGTTCGGAGATCTGGGACACGGCCTGATCCTCTTGCTATTCGCCTCCTGGCTGATCATCAAGGAGAAACAGCTGGCCTCGATCAAGGAGGAGATCTTCAACATATTCTTCGGCGGCCGATACATCATCTTCCTCATGGGCATCTTCTCCATTTACACTGGCTTCATATACAACGACGTGTTCTCAAAGTCCATGAATATTTTCGGGTCCGGTTGGCACATGAACTATACAAGGGCAACGGTGGAAGACGATAGTCTAAAGTACATAACTCTGAGGCCCAACGATACTGTTTACAAGACCTATCCCTTTGGCATGGATCCCATTTGGCAGCTGGCCGACAACAAGATCATCTTCCTGAACACTTTCAAGATGAAGCTGTCCATCATTGTGGGGGTTCTACACATGATCTTCGGAGTCTCCATGTCGGTGGTTAACTTTGTCTACTACAAGAAGTATGCCAGTATTTTCCTGGAGTTCCTGCCGCAAGTTCTCTTCCTTCTCCTGCTGTTCGGATACATGGTCTTCATGATGTTCTTTAAGTGGGTCGTCTACAACGACACCGTCGAAGGACCTCTTTCGCCAGCATGTGCTCCATCTATCCTGATCCTGTTTATCAACATGATTCTGCAGGGCAGCCAGGACACCCCGGAGCCCTGCGAGGAGTTCATGTTCGAGGGCCAGAAGACCCTGCAGCAGGTCATGGTCATCATAGCCGTCATCTGCATTCCCTGGATGCTTTTGGGCAAGCCCCTGTACATCATGTTCAAGCGCAGAATGAGCGGAGCGCCGCCGCCAAAGCCAGAGggtggaggaggagaaggTCATGGCGATGACGACGAAATGGGCGAGATCTTCATCCACCAGGCCATCCACACCATCGAGTATGTCCTGAGTACAGTCTCCCACACGGCCTCGTACCTCCGATTGTGGGCCTTGTCCCTGGCTCACGCAC AGCTCTCCGAAGTGCTGTGGAACATGGTGTTCTCCATGGGCTTCAAGTTCGATAGCTACCTCGGTGGCCTTCTCATCTTTGTGTTCTTTGGGGCCTGGGCGCTGCTCACAGTTGGTATCCTGGTGCTCATCGAAGGACTCTCGGCCTTCCTGCACACTTTGCGTTTGCATTG GGTGGAGTTCATGAGCAAGTTCTATGAGGGCGCTGGTTACGCCTTTGAGCCTTTTGCCTTTAAGACCATCCTGGATGCCAGCGAGGATGACTAG